The DNA sequence AGCCAGCATTTTGTGAAGTCTGACGTCATCGGTTGCCTGATGTTTTCACATTGTAGattagcatgtaaagaaaacgATACAATTTCCATCTGAATTTGAGACGCGAAGTTTTCAACGACCATCGGTGTTCAGTAGCACGCAACTACTCGCATATTACTTCTTAATACTCAGTAAAAGTATTTTTCGAACTTAAAACCGCAAGCTTACGCAACTACAAAAGAGTTGATATAATACAGTTCAAACACAGCTGTAGACAACGCCACATGCAGTGAGGCAAAGTACACTTGGGTCATAAAAACATCATGGAATCCTAGCCATTCAAGGATGCGCAGAACTTTGCAATAGATATAAATTTGCAAGATCGATCAAGTTATTCATTATCACTATCGCTGCCGCAGGAGCCAAAGTACAATTTCTCATGACGGTAGTAACGACGGCTTGGAAGCAGATGTTGTTAAGACGTGTCCAACACATTTGACCATGTATACGCGGTATTTCGTACAGCAGATATATGCTACGCTGTGCGAAATGACTCTTCCAAGGAACTACACGTATAAGATTTGGTTCGACTAGGTAGTGTATACTATAAGTAGGATTATGGCAAGCGGTCGTAAATCGATTGAGCTGGTGCAACGAATCGACCATGTAGGATAGCTAGGTTATAAGAACCGTCTGCCAGTGGTATCACGTATATACTGGTACTGCACATTTGTGACGATCCTACGCCTGCCCAGTAGGCGAAATTCAAGGGATAACCGCTCAGAATACATATATGGAATAATTAGGAAGGTGAAAATGAGCTTATTGTGTCGTGCCTATCGTTCTCAAGGATCATATCGTGGCCCTGAAAAGGGCCGATTTGGTTGTGTTGTTGGGTGCAAGCAGCGATGTGATTAACCTCCGAAGCCGTACAGAGTACGTCCTTGACGCTTCAAGGCGTAGACAACGTCCATGGCGGTGACGGTTTTCCTCTTGGCGTGCTCGGTGTAAGTAACAGCATCACGGATCACGTTTTCCAGAAACACCTTCAGGACACCTCGGGTTTCTTCATAGATGAGTCCGGAGATACGTTTGACACCACCACGACGGGCCAGACGACGAATGGCAGGCTTCGTTATACCCTGGATGTTATCACGCAACACCTTCCTATGACGCTTAGCTCCTCCTTTACCCAATCCCTTTCCGCCTTTACCACGACCAGTCATATTGACCGCGAATTGTTAGTAGATCTGAATAGATTAATTGTGCCCGTGATATTGCTTCGTCAGAGGTGCGATGCGACTGTGCCTTGAACCGTTCGTCCGAACGTTATATACTTTTCATGGACGCTCTCCCCTCTACCGTCACTTCGGCCAATCGAACGGCTGCACGACGCTCCGCTAGCTCTTAAAAGCCGGCTGCACTAGCTGCAACGGTTCACTCGTGTTCGAGACTCGCTCAAGTTTCATTGCGCTTTACATCCACTAAATTTAAAATGGCCCGTACTAAGCAGACTGCTCGTAAGTCTACCGGAGGCAAGGCGCCACGGAAACAGTTGGCGACCAAGGCAGCTCGGAAGAGTGCCCCAGCCACCGGAGGAGTTAAGAAACCTCATCGATACCGCCCGGGAACCGTTGCTCTTCGTGAAATTCGTCGTTACCAAAAGAGTACTGAGCTCTTGATCCGCAAACTGCCATTCCAACGGCTAGTCCGAGAGATTGCTCAGGATTTCAAAACCGACTTGCGTTTCCAAAGCTCTGCAGTCATGGCTCTTCAGGAGGCCAGTGAAGCATACCTCGTAGGTCTCTTTGAAGACACTAACTTGTGCGCTATCCATGCCAAGCGTGTAACCATCATGCCCAAGGACATTCAGCTCGCTCGTCGCATTCGTGGTGAACGTGCTTGATTTCTTCGTTTGACACAACATTACAACCGGCCCTTTTCAGGGCCACAAAATCTGTCTCGCTAAAATACGACTCCATCTGTCACGACTCACTACATATTGGCATGCCACTACAATCCCACTTGGTTCTTTCCTTTCACGAATGGTGTTGTCAAAACGGTGTCGTTCCATTTCCACGATCATTCAAAGAAGTATACTGGTTAAATTAATCTGCAATGTACACATCTTCAGATTTCAATCCATATATCTTACACGCTAAAAGTAGCTCCGCTGCCCCATTTTTTACACCATTTTGACTGAAAACActtcaaaacatttttatttgacgaaaaaatcGTGTCACAACATGGTTACTATGAATTTACTGTTGCGATTTTGTAGAATCCTGTTtctttaaatgaaaatgtatgctTCAAATGAATACGTATGGTGTTTTCGTTCAGAATTGCGTCTAGAATAGGGCTGTTAAAAGCCCTCTTATGCGTTTGAGATACATGGAATTCGATATTTGGGGATGTATACGacacgtcgaaatcgactaggGCATCTCCTTGATGTATTTTATATCATAGTCATAGCGTTACACCACTCGAAACAGGAGCTTGGACGTGTACGCATAggggaactcaaaaaattttgaaaataaaacttgaattttcaggCTGTTTTTGTAAATTGGTAGTCAAATAGTAAGGTTTGATCTTACTAGAAGATACTGAAGGTATTGGGTGTTAATTTACCAGAATATACTAAAGGTAttagtattaatatttaattaataccAAATAAATTGTCATTAATAGTGGCATATTTCTTGGAAAGTTATTGGAAAGGTCAGGGAATTTGAGATTCCAAGAAGCGTTGAAATTATTACTTCTCACGCAGTTTCTTGTTTATAAGGGaccaaaagaaaaacaattgatCTGTAATATTCAGTAGGGAGAAAAAcgatcttcattttttcaaaatcccgAATAACAAATGTCATCCGACGCCATTGAATACAGCTTTGGATTATACACAGCTATACCTCAACCTTTGCTACAGCAGCTGTCAGAATTGAATAACGATAATCTGTAGGCAGCTGATATTTTTCCTATGGGGTCTTTCAAGAATTTCACGATTATGCATTGTGCATCCGGCTCATGCATAACAGCAAAGGTCTGAACACTGAAATGTTTCTAAGCGAGTGAAACCTACCTCAACTAAagacccccctccccctatTCGCTGGCAGGTATACGGAACACGATCCCGCTACATTTCCGAGAATGGTTCAAAGGcctaaacaataaataattatgatatCCCGGGAAACAGCTGCAGCTGTGCAAATACTATTACCTAACAGCCAAACCTAATTCAAATTCTTAACTCAAATCGATGCTCCAACGTGTCCACTATGGCTGTACAAAAACCACTGTTATATGGGAAATTACgatttatagaaattttttttactgatggTATGGGATTATTTGGATATGGTTCAGAGTATCGACAATGTCAATTCATTTGCATAGATGTAAATTGATGGCCCTGAGAAGGGccgtttaaattatttttccgacGATTGCTGATATTGGTGACAAAATGTAGCTGTTCACTTCTTCTTCGGTGCTGCAGCTGCCTTCTTGGCTGCCGGTTTGGCCGCCTTTGGAGCTGGAGCAGCCTTCTTTGGCTTCGGAGCCTTCGGTTTGCGGGTAGGTGCCTTGACAGCTTTCTTTGCTTTTGACGGAGTCTTAACTTTGGGTGGTTTCGCGGCTGGGCTCTTCACGACCTTTCGTTTTTCCGTAGCGGCTGCGGGCTTCTTTGCAGCGACCAATTTTTTTGCGGCGGTCAACTTCTTCGGGCTTTTAGCAACAGCTGCCTTTTTCGGTGCAGCTGGCTTTGCAGCGGCGCGCTGTACCTTCGGCTTAGCTTTCGGAGCGTCGGTCTTCGCATTTGCAATCTTGAATGAGCCTGAAGCTCCCTTACCCTTAGTCTGCAACAAGACTCCCGTAGTAACGGCAGTCTTCAAGTATTTCTTGATGAAAGGAGCCTGCTTCTCCGCGTCGATTTTGTACGTGGAGGCAACGTACTTCTTAATTGCCTGGAGAGACGATCCGCCGCGTTCCTTCAAACTAGCAATAGCCGCGTTCACCATCTCGGAAGTGCGTGGATGCGCCGGTTTTGCACGGGGCTTCTTCGACTTCGGTGAAGCAGCTGCTTTCTTTGCAGGAACGGCTTGAACGGCTGGGCTATTAGCTGCTGGGCTGGCAGCGATTGCCGGTGACGATGCTGATTTGTCCGCCATAGCTGACCGATGTATGTCGCGatgaaatgaccaaaaaccaCTTTATTGAGAGTGGAAAATTACAACTCAACGACCGTCAAAGTTACAAATACAATTTATACTGTTCAATGCGTTTGCGCGTACGATCCCACTGGTGGTTAGGATAGATGATACTCGTGAAAAATCTGAGCATCAGTTTGCTAGTATAGGATAGCGCGGACCATGGAGAGAGACCGTGAGCGCGTTTTACGCGGTGCGCTCGGTGACGTTCGCGCGTGCGACACTGACCGAACGGCATTTCTTCGGGTGTTTTATCGTCGCTATCGAACTCCTGGAGATCTCCCGTTGCTACCAGGTACTACGAAGTATGCTCTATCAGCTCCGCAAAGTTTTTAAACCATCGCGATAACGGATCCCTTGTAAAAATCCCTCACCGCGAAGCGTGCGTCTTGACATCGACCACACCCTGAGCAACGGTCACCCTGGTGCTGACCTGGGGGAATGCGATCGAATCTTCTACAATGTACCAGTGTAAACTCGAAGCTTCGCTCTAGTTCCACGCAAAAGATGAAGCTCGTATCTTCATCGGTCTCCATGATATGAGCGATTGAAATTCGGGAGGTCGCGACTAAGTCTCCGATGAACTAGCCCTGCTTTTTGCAGACGAATCTCGACCCGGTAGCAGTGTCGAGGAACTTCAACCTGGGTAACGATGTCGGGAAATTGTCATTTCTGATCTTATCCATCGCGACGGTTGtctaattaaagaaaatttgaacgtGTTGAAACCGTGCGAAGCTACTAAGGCCGGCCTAAAGTATCCAGCGAGTCGAGAATCTGCGTAGTTTGAAATTACATGGAGGTCATTTGTGTAGAAGGCAAATTTTCTGCATGTATTGGTGGTGGAAGTATTTCATAGATTTTCcagaaatttcgatattcacAATATTATTAAGTCAATTATGGCCACGGGGCgtttacttattgttaaagGTAAAGAAAGTAGTAAGTCGCTATACTACAGAATGGTTTAATCAGGGCTTCTTTAAGACGTTGAAAACTCGTGTTAATGTGGGACGTACGCTTGTATGCCCCAGAAACTCTACTttttgtacatgtataataagtgGTTCGGGATAAATGTTATACGTTCGATTTAGGTTCGAATTTGAACCGTCTTTTGACCTTGAAGTCAGCGTTGATCGAAGGAAAGCAAGCGAAATTGTTTTCTCGGACGTCGTAGttgcaataaacaaaaatggaacgagaataaaaatacgcaGTATTTTTCCATTAACTGGCTGGTACGCTACTGCCATACATTTCGAACCGGTATATCGAAATGCCGGATATGCTAGATAACTCGCTATGACCTGATTTCTGCAGCTAGCCCTTTGGTATCGTTCTATTCAGTCCTAAATAATCCGTAGGACGTCCGTTCCTCTATTCCGGATAATATATAATTCTCACCCCATAACAATTTAATAGTTAGCTGTATTAATCACTTTGTTTCACAACTTGACTGTTATCGTATGAGTACTCGATTAAGTACATATGCACTTCAATTGCAACAGTCACAAAGAGGAGTATTTCATATGGTAATGTAGAATGCGGACTATGTATTGCGACTCGCGTTTAATGAACGCTGACCCTGCAATTACGCCCTGTCTCATTCCAGAGTGAATTCAGATGAATTAATTTGACCTCAAACTCAAGGCTACGTAATTTCACTCAATTTGACAGCTAAAGTGAATGCTGATTAAGTACCAAATTTAAGCCGACATTTTTCATGAAAGTTCAATCGATGATAGGACGCTTTACTTCATAAACAAGGAAAAGAGAtaagcaagaaaaaataatgatgaaacaGGGATTGTCTGTTATGTAACTTTTTCTGTAATTGCAGCTAAGAAAAGATCTTCCACATCcgataatgataaaaagtaaCTGTGAACGGGGCAGAATTTCTAATTACATTATTAATTACAGTTGTCGAGGTGGTATAAATCATCCCagtaataattatagtttGGCAACGCCATACTCGCAGGCGTCAAGTCTCAGGAAATGACCAGTTCCATTCAGTTGCGTCCATATGATTGAgatgtcaagtttttttcgtagaaaaataatgtttattttttggtaatcTTCAACGCGTGATATTTTACATGCCTATAATCAAATTAACATTAGTGCCTGAGTAGAATACTTATTACAAAACTTATAAAAACTTATATCCAcgctatttatttattttatgcacGTTTATATCGAAGTTGCAAGCTTAATCATTAGTCACCACATGATAAGTCTGCAGAGAATACAAATTACGAATACAAGGAATAAAGCAATATCAGTTGAATCAGTAACAGTGGAGGTGTAGATATGgtgcatgtatacataaaaaaaactcgcaCTAGCGTAAAAATGACTGTACGCTTCTAAATTGATTTTGCTTTGgcttcagaatttttatttcaaaagtaTCTGGAAAGTGTTTATTTGATCACGGGCATTGTAGATCTTACATCATACATAATAAGGTGTATAAATTATGTACGTATCTAAGATCAGTCTCACATCTATTTCGAGTACAAATATACATGTTATCGTGTACTGCTTAACAATAGTTGTGAACACTTGACTCAGTAAGACCAAAGTAATTATACAGATGAaaagatgaatatttttagttaAATCGGGAATTAAATTAGATAGGTATAAGCTTTTTGAAtacatttgaaaactttttgattATCGATGCAGTCcgatgagaaattttagcgtcTCTACTCAGGACTAATACGCAGCTGATGATACATTACGTTGTTTAAAACTTAGTTAGAGGAATGCTAGCACCCACTCCAGGTTAAGCTAAGAAAGTGTATATATTAAGCGTTGcacaattgattaattaaatattagaCTGGGACAAGTTTATGCTATGAAGTATAAAACATGTgcaattgaattcaatttaagAACTCTGCTGTATAGATAACTTGTTGAGCGATTAACCTAACTTTAATGGTAACACAGGTACTTTTGGCTCCTTTGGAACATTATTATAGTTGAGACCTACATCAGATCTGCAGAAGTGATCCGCTGACTATGTTTCGTAGCTGTCGGTGACAACGTAAGGATGAATCTCATATCAGGGTTCATGGAATTCGGCGTCATAGATAAGTTGGAGCATTTTGATCTGCAGCTGGAAACATGTACGTGCATCCAAGACTCTTAAACGGTGTCCCAAGAAATGACAGAAATGATCAACATTGTCTAAGGGGGTAAATTCAAGTGCTTCATTCGGAGCTGGTCTCAAGACAGCtggaaatgaaacaaatattttcattgttataaAATCTTAGTGATTGACATTAGTCAGTGGATGTTTTACCAACCAGGAGGTATTGGTCTTTGAGCGGGGAATTCATCAGAAGATTCTGACGAAGACTGGGATGATGGTATAATGTCGAAATCTATGTTGGTGCCCGATGGTGGCAACATTTGTACGTGTTCTGCTTCTCTAATTCTGACGGTAAAGCATATGTTGACGTAGCAGTCAACAATATACTTGTCAAATGTCGCCGATCAGTCTTCGACCTGCGTACAGAGAAGCACAATAGTGAATATAATAGTatgaggctctttttcatgtctcGAATCATTACAGATTTAAGTGTACTGCAATTTAGAAATCACCTCTGCAATTACAATCTTTTTGGTTACAATGGTTAAAGTTATCAACTGATTGAATGGAAATTATTGAGCAGTGTCCAGGTAggagaataatttattatcaactAGCGATTGCATTTCATTATATGTAAAATCTACAAATGCTTGTCTAGACAATATTGTGAATAACGTTATTGCGATGTATCGACGGAAGACAGACTGCTATCAACTCACCTGCCAGAACACACCTCTACGGTggtttgttttgaattttcacttATCTCTCAGCATGGCAGTATATTTGAACGGTCCATGGATTATACAAATGTTCAAGATACAAATACACGATCTGCTAGTAGGGAAACTTGGACCGTTGGGATCACTAGGTAGACGGAAGCTAGTAACCTGTAGCACCGTTAATCATTGCAGCGCTGCTGAAGGCTCCTATTTCCTCAGGATGCATgcagatgtatgtatgtatgtacacacatacacacgtatatactcgattatattattacatagaGCAATATAccaatgtgtatgtatgtcaCTCTACGAACAGCGGATCGAAAGTTATCCCAAAAAATGGGAAATTTTTCGGtatattttacagattttcTCCGCTCTTGGTCCTACAATATTCaagaagttttatttttaaatttctgcaGAATTGCAAAGACACCAAGTAGATAACCCTTATTGACGGTCAACAGCAGTCATCAAAATCAAAGCTGTCTAATACCTCTGAAACCAAACCGATTTTACCGACGCCCGACGTTCGACCGTAGCTGGAGCCGTAGAATCACCtattttaaacattattaGACACAATTGCAATGCCACGTAACAACTCGCTAAGGATGGCTCCCAGTTCTAAGTCCGACTTGGCAGATTTTTGTATGACAATAGCCGGAAAGTAGAACGCGACTACAGCGGTGACGAAGTCTGCCAAACGGAGAGAGGGAATCGTTGGTGGCAAAGCTCTTGGCAGCAGCTGATTCAACCAACTGTAGCACTAACGAGGTGTGTCAGAGGAGCTAGCTGCCGGACGGAGTTTAAGAAGCAATACCagaatttattttagtttcaatTATCACAAAATCCTACACAAAGATGTTATTCTCTTTCAACTTTTCGgcaatttatttcttactaACGGTATATCTCCATGTTACATATTGTCGGTAAGCCAAAATTTaagttgtattatttatttcaataacttTTAACTACAAGTTGACAGCattgactaaatttttttgatttttgtgtCTACTTGTGCCATTATTAATTGTCTAGCTGCATTCGTTGCAGGGATTTTATGGTAGTATGTGTATCAATCTAGGATGTGCTTTGAAACATACTGCCAGTAGTCTAACTTTTGTTCCTAAAAGAGATAGCGTTCGGTAAAAACTGACACAGGCAACATGCAAGTGTTTTCAAGTCCTATTTTCCGCACTGCAGAAAATGCTTGCTTCAACatgtttgcaaatattttataaacgaATGTAATATAGTGCCTGTAAGTGTTTGTTTTCCTGACTGACATCAGATTACAGCAAAAGGCGTTAACATCACCCGCACGGTCATCATGAGGGGAAATTGCTACAATAATGAgtcatatattttatacaaaccTATACTTGCACATAAATTAAGTTAAACATATTCCACAGTTTATCACAGGGGAAAGTAGATAATCTCTTGTTGATATAATTGCTTGATCTTTGATTATAAGCATATTTTTAAACACCTAATAAAATAACATGTCCAACGAGATCACAACTAAGAATGTTCTGTATGCGGTTTAAGTAACTTTACAGATAGTGTCAGTTTTTAGCTTCCTTAATTCAATTCTGATCATAAAGAAAAGTTCAATTCGTAACGCAAGTTCACAGGTATAAGAATCACAATTACTTGATATCGACTTAAACAGCTAATCAAACAACAAGGCTGGTCATAAAAAAGCGTATTCTTTGTGTGGCAATTACAAACAGTGAATTTGTTTAGTTCGCAACCCAACTCTAACCAAGCAACATCGGCaggagaaaattttgatttgctCATTTTCACGCAACATTGGCCAGAGACTGTTTGCTCCCATTGGAAAGAAAAGGTTCCATCTCATCGTTGCTTTTTACCAAGGCAGGAGGAGTGGACAATTCACGGAGTTTGGCCTACTCAGTTCCACAAAATTGGCCCAGCATTTTGCAACAAGACACAGCGTTTTAATGAGTCTGCTTTAATGCCAATAGTCCATCAGTTAGATGAGAAATGGATAAACATTGAAGATGGTACAccacatttttcattctggAAACACGAGTGGGACAAACATGGTACCTGTGCATCCGTCCTTGATCCTTTGAATACAgaactgaaatattttcaaaaaggatTGGATCTGTTGAAAGAATATGACATGACTCACGTGCTTGCCAAGGCAGGAATATTCACTGGTCAAGCTTATCCCGTAGAGCAAATCATTAGtggtgtggaaaaaattttaggaaaaACTATCGAGGTCGAGTGTATCACGAGTCCGGTGAGACTTTttcattaatattaatttcattcattgtTTTGTGCcattgttgattttttatattatcgtCAAAATACACGGCAATATtctgtttttaaatattaaaatttttttttgacagcTATATAATTATTGGAATACCGATATCTCTACATTCTTACTCGACATGATAGTCGAAAATTGTGTCTCAACTAATATCATttctacatatattatattattacattgtAGAAAACGCATGAATCTTACATATTCGAAATACGGATTTGCCTGGATAAAGGCTTGAAGCTGACTGATTGTGACAACATCGTTGACTTTCCTTCAAACTGTAATCGGAAGAAGCCAGTAAATTATCCTAGCGCAGTTCCATCCAATTACAATGTTATATTAGTAAAATAGTAATCAAAATGTTCAAACTAGGTGaatcaaaaattgtataatattatgagCGTAATTTTGTCTATTGCCGTTATACAGCAACCCAAGGTATATCTAGAAACTTATGTATTGTAACGTAACTAGAAGAAATTACGATGTTTGAATGTCAAGTTTTGTGACAGGAAACCAGTGCCTGATAAAAGCATAAtacatcctttttttttagaaaaattatacatttttgaataaagaaaaattttactcgattaattgtatgcaattttttaaGTACCCAAAGAGCTGTTTGGTGAACAAACAATCGAAACGTGTTATCATATGCCGATATGTTATTACAAGAGATTCGAAATTGATTGATGTGGCAAATGAAAATACAGTTACAGAATGCACACATTACAGCAACGTTACAAATAATGGTCTATaaatgaataacaattttatagTATTAAAGTGCtttaatttacattattttatatcGTTAGTATTAATGTTCATAAAATTATAACTGCGTCACGCAGTTTGTAAATCGATTAAGACACTAATTTTTGCTACTGTAATTCCGTTTTCTTCTGTACTATCACAACAGCTGTCGGTACCAGacctaaaaataattcaatacttAATTGGTAACAATGTGCAAAACGTGGTACTAGCTTTCCATGCAAAGATTCACTTACCTAAAATGTCCAACGGTTTTTCATAATCGTCctcagtaaaaattttccgaggAAACGTAGTCATTAAATTAAACAACCCCGAACCATCAGTTCTATTCATTTCAATATACAGTCGTACAGCAGAAAGTTGTTCCTTGGATCCAAAGGTCTGTGTCAATGCCTGACCGTTCGTTAGCCTGATCTAAAAGATATAATTCGAGCTGCATTTCAATCAGTAACTTGTTTCACGAATAGTATATAATGTTGTTTAATATGCTTCTAGTTTCAAACAAGCCACAGAGGGTATCAGTGTATCAATCACCTGCAATTTCGTTTCGCTATAATTTCTCTTTGGACCA is a window from the Diprion similis isolate iyDipSimi1 chromosome 6, iyDipSimi1.1, whole genome shotgun sequence genome containing:
- the LOC124406885 gene encoding histone H4, with translation MTGRGKGGKGLGKGGAKRHRKVLRDNIQGITKPAIRRLARRGGVKRISGLIYEETRGVLKVFLENVIRDAVTYTEHAKRKTVTAMDVVYALKRQGRTLYGFGG
- the LOC124406883 gene encoding histone H3, which encodes MARTKQTARKSTGGKAPRKQLATKAARKSAPATGGVKKPHRYRPGTVALREIRRYQKSTELLIRKLPFQRLVREIAQDFKTDLRFQSSAVMALQEASEAYLVGLFEDTNLCAIHAKRVTIMPKDIQLARRIRGERA
- the LOC124406882 gene encoding late histone H1-like, whose protein sequence is MADKSASSPAIAASPAANSPAVQAVPAKKAAASPKSKKPRAKPAHPRTSEMVNAAIASLKERGGSSLQAIKKYVASTYKIDAEKQAPFIKKYLKTAVTTGVLLQTKGKGASGSFKIANAKTDAPKAKPKVQRAAAKPAAPKKAAVAKSPKKLTAAKKLVAAKKPAAATEKRKVVKSPAAKPPKVKTPSKAKKAVKAPTRKPKAPKPKKAAPAPKAAKPAAKKAAAAPKKK
- the LOC124406981 gene encoding ribonuclease Oy; translation: MLFSFNFSAIYFLLTVYLHVTYCRSQPNSNQATSAGENFDLLIFTQHWPETVCSHWKEKVPSHRCFLPRQEEWTIHGVWPTQFHKIGPAFCNKTQRFNESALMPIVHQLDEKWINIEDGTPHFSFWKHEWDKHGTCASVLDPLNTELKYFQKGLDLLKEYDMTHVLAKAGIFTGQAYPVEQIISGVEKILGKTIEVECITSPKTHESYIFEIRICLDKGLKLTDCDNIVDFPSNCNRKKPVNYPSAVPSNYNVILVK